Proteins found in one Tsukamurella paurometabola DSM 20162 genomic segment:
- the ramB gene encoding acetate metabolism transcriptional regulator RamB gives MSKTFVGARLRGLRKERGLSQASLAEALEISPSYLNQIEHDVRPLSVPVLLKITDVFGVDTSFFNSQDQTRLIAELREVTMDVDAPTSTEELSDLARDHPGFARAMVALHRRYLGAADQLAQVTDGRNDPGARGAIPNPHEEVRDFFYQQQNYFHDLDTAAEELTARMRMHSSDVRTEIVTRLEAVHNVSIRRRVDLGETVLHRYDPRTRVLEINLHLSPGQQVFKMAAELAFLECGREIDALIDGAGFGSDEARSLARLGLANYYAAAVVLPYTQFHGAAEEFQYDIERLSAFFSVSYETIAHRLSTLQRPNLRGVPLSFVRVDRAGNMSKRQSSTGFHFSASGGTCPLWNVYETFAWPGKIITQIVEMPDGRNYLWVARTVERRAARYGQPGKTFAIGIGCELRHAHRLVYARGLDLSDANATPIGAGCRVCERAGCSQRAFPAIGKALDIDEHRSTVSPYLVK, from the coding sequence ATGTCCAAGACCTTCGTCGGTGCCCGGCTCCGCGGTCTGCGCAAGGAGCGCGGATTGTCGCAGGCGTCGCTGGCCGAGGCCCTGGAGATCTCTCCGTCGTACTTGAACCAGATCGAGCACGACGTGCGACCGCTCAGCGTGCCGGTGCTGCTCAAGATCACCGACGTCTTCGGCGTGGACACCAGCTTCTTCAATTCGCAGGACCAGACCCGGCTCATCGCCGAGCTGCGTGAGGTCACGATGGATGTGGACGCTCCGACCAGCACCGAGGAACTGTCCGACCTCGCCCGGGACCACCCCGGCTTCGCCCGCGCCATGGTCGCGTTGCACCGCCGCTACCTCGGTGCCGCCGACCAACTGGCCCAGGTCACCGACGGCCGCAACGATCCCGGCGCGCGCGGCGCGATCCCCAACCCGCACGAGGAGGTGCGCGACTTCTTCTACCAGCAGCAGAACTACTTCCACGACCTCGACACCGCCGCCGAGGAGCTCACCGCCCGGATGCGGATGCACAGCTCGGATGTGCGCACCGAGATCGTCACCCGTCTCGAGGCCGTGCACAACGTCTCCATCCGACGCCGCGTCGACCTGGGCGAGACGGTGCTGCACCGGTACGACCCGCGCACCCGGGTGCTGGAGATCAACCTGCACCTGTCCCCCGGGCAGCAGGTCTTCAAGATGGCGGCCGAGCTCGCGTTCCTGGAGTGCGGACGCGAGATCGACGCCCTGATCGACGGTGCCGGGTTCGGCTCCGACGAGGCGCGCAGCCTCGCGCGACTGGGGCTCGCGAACTATTACGCCGCCGCGGTCGTCCTGCCGTACACCCAGTTCCATGGCGCCGCCGAGGAGTTCCAGTACGACATCGAGCGACTCTCCGCGTTCTTCTCGGTGAGCTACGAGACCATCGCGCATCGGCTGTCCACCTTGCAGCGCCCGAACCTGCGCGGGGTGCCGCTGTCGTTCGTCCGCGTCGACCGCGCCGGGAACATGAGCAAGAGGCAGAGCTCCACGGGCTTTCACTTCTCGGCATCCGGCGGAACCTGCCCGCTGTGGAACGTCTACGAAACGTTCGCCTGGCCGGGCAAGATCATCACCCAGATCGTGGAGATGCCCGACGGGCGCAACTACCTGTGGGTGGCGCGCACCGTCGAGCGGAGGGCGGCGCGGTACGGACAGCCCGGCAAGACCTTCGCGATCGGCATCGGCTGCGAACTGCGGCATGCACACCGGCTGGTGTATGCCCGTGGTCTCGACCTCTCCGATGCCAACGCCACCCCGATCGGCGCCGGTTGCCGGGTGTGCGAGCGCGCCGGCTGCTCGCAACGCGCCTTCCCCGCCATCGGTAAAGCACTCGATATCGACGAGCACCGCTCGACGGTGAGCCCCTACCTGGTCAAGTAG
- a CDS encoding class I SAM-dependent methyltransferase, with the protein MNAGVLDQVESMLDRGRLRRAPRRVHGYLDVLGPDVERPTGLSHVLMNAPAVAAVYEKAWRPAFTRLFSLGGTGTLSRQDVLLDELGSGGDRRILDVACGPGLYTRPLGRRLTGDGVAVGLDVSEPMLRRAVRDNSADRVAYVRGSALDLPFADGTFDTVVCLAALYLIPAPRIAVREIVRVTAPGGRVALFTSLQTPLTSVFGASAERATGFRWFGRDEITGWLREEGLADVQQTLSGQGQFVTGVAQSG; encoded by the coding sequence ATGAACGCAGGGGTGCTCGACCAGGTGGAATCGATGCTCGACCGTGGTCGCCTGCGCCGTGCACCGCGGCGCGTGCACGGTTACCTCGACGTGCTCGGACCCGACGTGGAGCGGCCCACCGGACTCAGTCACGTGCTGATGAATGCGCCGGCGGTCGCGGCGGTGTACGAAAAGGCTTGGCGTCCGGCCTTCACCCGACTGTTCAGTCTCGGCGGCACGGGAACACTGAGCCGGCAGGACGTGCTGCTCGACGAACTCGGCTCCGGCGGAGACCGCCGCATCCTCGACGTGGCGTGCGGCCCCGGCCTGTACACGCGTCCGCTGGGCCGCAGGCTCACCGGCGACGGTGTCGCCGTCGGCCTCGATGTGTCCGAGCCGATGCTGCGGCGCGCGGTGCGCGATAACTCCGCCGATCGGGTCGCCTACGTTCGCGGTAGCGCCCTCGACCTGCCGTTTGCAGACGGGACCTTCGACACCGTCGTCTGCCTGGCCGCGCTGTACCTGATTCCCGCACCGCGGATCGCGGTCCGGGAGATCGTGCGCGTCACCGCGCCGGGTGGGCGAGTGGCCCTGTTCACCTCCCTGCAGACCCCACTGACCTCGGTGTTCGGGGCATCTGCCGAGAGGGCAACCGGGTTTCGATGGTTCGGCCGCGACGAGATCACCGGCTGGCTGCGCGAGGAGGGGCTCGCCGATGTGCAGCAGACCCTCAGTGGGCAGGGCCAGTTCGTGACCGGGGTGGCTCAGTCCGGATAG
- a CDS encoding SDR family oxidoreductase: MSILTGKSAVVAGGGKNLGGLVSRHLADLGANVAVHYNSASSEAEARETAAAVEAAGGKALLFQGDLTKPAKVTELFDAAKQAFGGIDIAVNTAGKVLRKPILETTEAEYDSMFDINAKAAYFFIKEAGRTLNDNGSLVTVVTALLGAFTDGYSTYAGGKSPVEHFNRAAAKEYGVRGINVNAIAPGPMDTPFFYGQETPERVEFHKSQGMGNRLTLIDDIAPIIDLLVTPGGHWITGQTLFANGGYTTR; encoded by the coding sequence ATGAGCATCCTCACGGGCAAGTCCGCAGTCGTCGCCGGCGGCGGCAAGAATCTCGGTGGCCTGGTCAGCCGGCATCTCGCCGACCTCGGCGCGAACGTCGCCGTGCACTACAACAGCGCGTCGTCGGAGGCCGAAGCGCGCGAGACCGCCGCAGCGGTCGAGGCCGCCGGCGGCAAGGCGCTGCTGTTCCAGGGCGATCTCACCAAGCCGGCCAAGGTCACCGAGCTCTTCGACGCAGCCAAGCAAGCCTTCGGCGGGATCGATATCGCGGTCAACACCGCGGGTAAGGTGCTGCGTAAGCCGATCTTGGAAACGACTGAGGCCGAGTATGATTCGATGTTCGACATCAACGCCAAGGCCGCCTACTTCTTCATCAAGGAGGCGGGCCGCACGCTCAACGACAACGGCTCGCTGGTCACCGTGGTGACCGCACTGCTCGGTGCCTTCACCGACGGCTACTCCACCTACGCGGGCGGTAAGTCGCCGGTCGAGCACTTCAACCGCGCGGCCGCCAAGGAGTACGGCGTGCGCGGGATCAACGTCAACGCCATCGCGCCCGGCCCCATGGACACCCCGTTCTTCTACGGTCAGGAGACTCCCGAGCGCGTCGAGTTCCACAAGTCGCAGGGCATGGGCAACCGGCTCACCCTGATCGATGACATCGCGCCGATCATCGATCTGCTGGTCACCCCGGGTGGCCACTGGATCACCGGACAGACGCTCTTCGCGAACGGCGGCTACACCACGCGCTGA
- a CDS encoding NAD(P)/FAD-dependent oxidoreductase: MNETQILDTVIVGGGAAGLTAAQVLGRARRAVTVVDAGAPRNAPAEHMHGYLGHDGLDPAELLAIGRREAQAYGVRILSGVATAVRRDGDLIEVIVGDEVLRARTLLVATGLTDVLPDIPGVAERFGRDAIHCPFCHGYEVRDRPLAVLGGENAAMSVHQALMIPQWSRDLIFFTNGLDITADDREKIEARGVRIVDGTVHDVIADDRLRAVRLADGTQIEREAVFVAPRFVPQDGLLLQLGAERGENGFVPVDPMGRVLPGTWAAGNVVNPMAQVIVAAGAGSVAAAAISAHLLERDIEAELARARR, translated from the coding sequence ATGAACGAAACGCAGATCCTGGACACCGTTATCGTCGGCGGCGGGGCGGCCGGGCTCACGGCCGCGCAGGTCCTCGGCCGGGCGCGACGGGCCGTCACCGTCGTCGACGCGGGCGCGCCCCGCAACGCCCCGGCCGAGCACATGCACGGCTACCTCGGCCACGACGGCCTCGATCCCGCCGAGCTCCTGGCGATCGGCCGCCGCGAGGCGCAGGCGTACGGCGTGCGCATCCTGTCCGGCGTCGCGACCGCCGTGCGCCGCGATGGCGATCTGATCGAGGTGATCGTCGGCGACGAGGTGCTGCGCGCCCGCACTCTGCTGGTGGCGACCGGCCTCACCGACGTGCTGCCCGACATCCCCGGCGTCGCCGAGCGGTTCGGCCGCGACGCCATTCACTGCCCCTTCTGCCACGGCTACGAGGTGCGCGATCGGCCGCTCGCCGTACTCGGTGGCGAGAACGCCGCGATGTCGGTGCACCAGGCGCTGATGATCCCGCAGTGGTCGCGCGACCTGATCTTCTTCACCAACGGACTCGACATCACCGCCGACGACCGCGAGAAGATCGAGGCCCGCGGGGTGCGCATCGTCGACGGCACGGTGCACGACGTGATCGCTGACGACCGGCTCCGCGCCGTCCGACTCGCCGACGGCACTCAGATCGAGCGCGAGGCCGTCTTCGTCGCGCCGCGGTTCGTGCCGCAGGACGGACTGCTCCTGCAGCTGGGAGCCGAGCGCGGTGAGAACGGTTTCGTGCCGGTCGATCCGATGGGCCGGGTGCTGCCCGGAACGTGGGCCGCGGGCAACGTGGTCAACCCGATGGCACAGGTGATCGTGGCGGCCGGTGCGGGTTCGGTTGCCGCCGCTGCGATCAGCGCCCACCTTCTCGAGCGCGACATCGAGGCGGAGCTCGCCCGGGCGCGCCGGTAG
- a CDS encoding low temperature requirement protein A, with protein sequence MTEGHAPSALRHRLTRMTGRDPDEEGRTATTLELFFDLTFVVVFSLAGVQLADAVAEAHYLTAFLGFGFCAFAAIWAWINFTWMASAFDTDDWLFRVVTMLQMLGICVLGLGVAPFFQSVTAGVTPDNGVIVLGYVIMRIALLAQWARVAIQSPQYRQAAITYIVAIVIAQIGWIISALAPLTFGQLIVVGLVLYVVELGGPWIAERKQRTPWNPHHIAERYGLLTIITLGEGVVGTVVAMQALVKAQNWSFDVAVFGIAALALNLCLWWIYFSIPVAHALAANKNKCFPWGYGHIVIFMAVAAVGAGLHVEALGVSREAHVSNLVVASAVVLPVGLAVLGIAVMDAYLTGFDGKRAVTIAVTLLLLAAGLVAVHFGATPLAVVVWSAVALVVQVLAEEFWSTERRAERMAA encoded by the coding sequence GTGACTGAAGGTCACGCACCGTCGGCGCTGCGCCACCGCCTGACCCGGATGACGGGCCGCGACCCCGATGAGGAGGGGCGCACCGCTACCACGCTGGAGCTGTTCTTCGACCTCACCTTCGTGGTGGTCTTCTCCCTGGCCGGCGTCCAACTGGCCGACGCCGTCGCGGAGGCGCACTACCTGACCGCCTTCTTAGGCTTCGGGTTCTGCGCCTTCGCGGCGATCTGGGCATGGATCAACTTCACCTGGATGGCGTCGGCGTTCGACACCGACGACTGGCTCTTCCGCGTGGTGACGATGCTGCAGATGCTGGGCATCTGCGTCCTCGGTCTCGGTGTGGCCCCGTTCTTCCAGTCCGTGACGGCCGGGGTCACGCCCGATAACGGCGTCATCGTGCTCGGGTACGTGATCATGCGCATCGCGCTGCTCGCGCAGTGGGCCCGCGTTGCGATCCAGTCCCCGCAGTACCGGCAGGCCGCGATCACGTACATCGTGGCCATCGTCATCGCGCAGATCGGCTGGATCATCTCGGCGCTCGCACCACTGACGTTCGGACAGTTGATCGTTGTCGGGCTGGTGCTCTACGTGGTCGAACTCGGCGGTCCGTGGATCGCCGAGCGCAAGCAGCGCACGCCGTGGAACCCGCATCACATCGCCGAGCGGTACGGTCTGCTGACCATCATCACCCTCGGTGAGGGTGTGGTCGGCACCGTGGTGGCGATGCAGGCGCTGGTCAAGGCGCAGAACTGGAGCTTCGATGTCGCGGTCTTCGGGATCGCCGCACTGGCGCTGAACCTGTGTCTGTGGTGGATCTACTTCTCCATCCCGGTCGCGCACGCGCTCGCGGCCAACAAGAACAAGTGCTTCCCGTGGGGCTACGGCCACATCGTGATCTTCATGGCGGTGGCCGCGGTGGGTGCAGGGCTGCACGTCGAGGCTCTCGGTGTGTCTCGCGAGGCGCACGTGAGCAACCTCGTGGTGGCCTCCGCGGTGGTCCTTCCGGTGGGGCTCGCCGTGCTCGGAATCGCCGTGATGGACGCGTATCTCACGGGATTCGACGGTAAGCGGGCGGTCACCATCGCGGTGACTCTCCTGCTGCTCGCCGCGGGCCTGGTCGCGGTGCACTTCGGCGCCACCCCGCTGGCGGTGGTGGTGTGGAGCGCCGTGGCCCTGGTGGTCCAGGTGCTCGCCGAGGAATTCTGGTCCACCGAGCGACGAGCCGAACGTATGGCCGCGTAG
- a CDS encoding LysR family transcriptional regulator: MPAADSVPDLRRLEQFVAAMEEPSLSTAAARLHLSQQALSAALKQLERELGVELFVRSGRRLSPTAAARTLYDGAPTLLAGARQLALTARKASAAAPPPFVVGRSPAVTAQEAYALLEPLIAHPDSPSITVRELFPSAMARELQQGTVDLVVRRGATIPDELAGATLTYHALRIALHRDHPLAQRNSFELADLADSAITVWAPQHASSYTDFLAAQCRRAGFEPDLVVNRVQGTPPVTAVLTQPRAVAFVTDPVGEQFDGQVLVRDLSDAPKVPLQALWLPYTRNRLRSALLAAYPD; encoded by the coding sequence ATGCCCGCCGCAGATAGCGTCCCCGACCTCCGCCGGCTGGAGCAGTTCGTGGCCGCGATGGAGGAACCGTCCCTGTCGACCGCGGCCGCCAGGCTCCACCTTAGCCAGCAGGCGCTGTCGGCGGCGCTGAAACAACTCGAACGCGAACTCGGCGTGGAGTTGTTCGTGCGCTCGGGTCGGCGCCTCTCGCCCACCGCGGCCGCTCGCACCCTGTACGACGGTGCGCCGACCCTTCTCGCGGGCGCTCGCCAGCTCGCGCTCACCGCGCGCAAGGCGAGTGCCGCGGCCCCGCCACCGTTCGTGGTCGGGCGCAGCCCCGCGGTCACCGCACAGGAGGCGTACGCACTCCTGGAACCCCTGATCGCCCATCCGGATTCACCGTCGATCACCGTGCGCGAACTGTTCCCCTCCGCGATGGCGCGGGAGTTGCAGCAGGGCACTGTCGACCTGGTGGTCCGACGCGGCGCGACCATCCCGGATGAGTTGGCAGGGGCCACGCTCACCTACCACGCACTGCGCATCGCGCTCCATCGCGATCATCCACTGGCGCAGCGGAATTCATTCGAACTGGCAGATCTCGCCGATTCGGCGATCACGGTATGGGCACCGCAACACGCGTCGTCGTATACCGATTTTCTCGCAGCGCAATGCCGCCGAGCCGGATTCGAACCCGATTTGGTGGTCAATCGGGTGCAGGGAACCCCACCCGTCACCGCGGTGTTGACCCAACCGCGGGCCGTCGCCTTCGTGACCGACCCGGTCGGCGAACAATTCGACGGACAGGTCCTCGTCCGTGATCTGAGCGATGCGCCGAAGGTACCGCTGCAGGCACTGTGGCTGCCGTACACCCGGAATCGGCTGCGGTCCGCACTGCTCGCCGCCTATCCGGACTGA
- a CDS encoding 3-hydroxybutyryl-CoA dehydrogenase encodes MTETVSRVGVVGAGQMGGGIAEVSARAGADVLVWEATEELAAGGRARILKSLDRAVSSGKITERERDQAAERLTFTTDLTDFADRQLVVEAIVENEAVKAEIFGTLDEVVTDPDAVLASNTSSLPIQRIATATKNPGRVLGLHFFNPVPVLPLVEVISSLSTSETAAARAEQFASEVLGKQVVRATDRSGFIVNALLVPYLLSAIRMYESGFATAEDIDKGMMLGCAHPMGPLKLADLVGLDTVKFIADAMYAEYKEPTYAAPPLLLRLVEAGYVGKKSGRGIYEYPAK; translated from the coding sequence ATGACTGAGACTGTTTCGCGCGTCGGCGTCGTCGGCGCGGGCCAGATGGGCGGCGGCATCGCCGAGGTGTCCGCCCGCGCGGGTGCCGATGTGCTGGTCTGGGAGGCCACCGAAGAGCTGGCTGCCGGCGGTCGCGCCCGCATCCTCAAGTCGTTGGACCGCGCCGTGTCCAGCGGCAAGATCACTGAGCGCGAGCGCGACCAGGCCGCTGAGCGGCTGACGTTCACCACCGACCTCACCGATTTCGCCGACCGCCAGCTGGTGGTCGAGGCGATCGTCGAGAACGAGGCCGTCAAGGCGGAGATCTTCGGCACGCTCGACGAGGTCGTCACCGACCCCGACGCCGTGCTCGCGTCCAACACCAGCTCGCTGCCGATCCAGCGGATCGCCACTGCTACGAAGAACCCCGGCCGCGTGCTGGGCCTGCACTTCTTCAACCCGGTGCCCGTGCTGCCCTTGGTCGAGGTGATCAGCTCGCTGTCGACGTCGGAGACCGCGGCCGCTCGCGCCGAGCAGTTCGCGTCCGAGGTGCTGGGCAAGCAGGTCGTCCGCGCGACGGACCGCTCCGGGTTCATCGTCAACGCGCTGCTCGTGCCGTACCTGCTCTCGGCGATCCGCATGTACGAGTCGGGCTTCGCGACCGCCGAAGACATCGACAAGGGCATGATGCTCGGCTGCGCCCACCCGATGGGCCCGCTCAAACTGGCCGACCTCGTCGGCCTGGACACGGTGAAGTTCATCGCCGACGCGATGTACGCCGAGTACAAGGAGCCCACCTACGCCGCCCCGCCGCTGCTGCTGCGCCTGGTGGAAGCCGGCTACGTCGGCAAGAAGTCGGGTCGCGGCATTTACGAGTACCCCGCGAAGTAG
- a CDS encoding DUF445 domain-containing protein, which produces MTVAPGATKPASSPFGTPDEAKRRDLRKMKAVALGFLLGAAVIYLFCEYLDTYGSDLPIAGPWVGYVKAAAEAGMVGGFADWFAVTALFRHPLGLPIPHTAIIKRKKDQLGDALGGFVEQNFLTPDVIAEKVGSLELTDRVANWMADPDNSQKLGAEAAKLVKVMSEVLRDEDVEAVLNSTIIKRLAEPEWGPPIGRLVETLLQEQRHLPLINLLAERAHHWALGSQGVIDKIVDTDGPQWSPKFVNSLLGERIYRELVEFTWKVRSDPDHEVRHAMSTFLWDFASDLQHDPRTIAKVEDVKAELMGREEVRTAAQAAWRAAKRMIEASVEDPDSTLRSKFSESAARFGVRLRDDPSLRGKADYWVDRSVRHLVANYAGQITSIITDTVARWDVDEASEKIELQVGRDLQFIRINGTVVGSIAGLLIYTITQLLF; this is translated from the coding sequence GTGACGGTGGCACCTGGGGCGACGAAACCCGCGTCGAGCCCGTTCGGCACTCCGGACGAGGCGAAGCGGCGGGACCTGCGCAAGATGAAGGCGGTCGCGCTCGGCTTCCTGCTGGGCGCGGCAGTGATCTATCTGTTCTGCGAGTACCTCGACACCTACGGCTCGGATCTGCCGATCGCCGGCCCCTGGGTCGGCTATGTGAAGGCGGCCGCCGAGGCGGGCATGGTGGGCGGCTTCGCCGACTGGTTCGCGGTCACCGCCCTGTTCCGGCATCCGCTCGGCCTGCCGATTCCGCACACCGCCATCATCAAACGCAAGAAGGACCAGCTGGGCGACGCGCTCGGCGGCTTCGTCGAGCAGAACTTCCTGACCCCGGATGTGATCGCGGAAAAGGTGGGCTCGCTCGAGCTCACCGACCGGGTCGCGAACTGGATGGCCGACCCGGACAATTCGCAGAAGCTCGGCGCCGAGGCCGCGAAGCTGGTCAAGGTGATGAGCGAGGTGCTCCGCGATGAGGACGTCGAAGCGGTGCTCAACAGCACCATCATCAAGCGGCTCGCCGAACCCGAGTGGGGACCGCCGATCGGGCGGCTCGTCGAGACGCTGCTGCAGGAGCAACGTCACCTGCCGCTGATCAATCTGCTCGCCGAGCGCGCGCATCACTGGGCCCTGGGCAGCCAGGGCGTGATCGACAAGATCGTCGATACCGACGGTCCGCAGTGGTCGCCCAAGTTCGTCAACTCGCTGCTGGGCGAGCGCATCTATCGCGAGCTCGTCGAGTTCACCTGGAAGGTGCGCAGCGACCCCGATCATGAGGTGCGGCACGCGATGAGCACCTTCCTGTGGGACTTCGCCTCCGACCTGCAGCACGATCCGCGCACCATCGCCAAGGTGGAGGACGTCAAGGCCGAGCTGATGGGCCGTGAGGAGGTGCGCACCGCGGCGCAGGCGGCGTGGCGCGCGGCTAAGCGCATGATCGAGGCCTCGGTGGAGGACCCGGATTCGACCCTGCGCTCGAAGTTCAGCGAATCGGCCGCCCGGTTCGGCGTGCGGTTGCGCGACGATCCGTCGCTGCGTGGCAAGGCCGACTACTGGGTGGACCGCTCCGTGCGTCACCTGGTCGCCAATTACGCCGGTCAGATCACCTCGATCATCACCGATACCGTCGCGCGCTGGGACGTCGACGAGGCCTCGGAGAAGATCGAGCTCCAGGTGGGCCGCGATCTGCAGTTCATCCGCATCAACGGCACAGTGGTCGGCTCCATCGCCGGCCTTCTGATCTACACCATCACCCAGTTGTTGTTCTGA
- a CDS encoding polyphosphate kinase 2 family protein has protein sequence MAKNEGWQTSASEALRWRAGSQVTEIDTSGKPGFDGDKALGEKLLSERGERLSELQELLYANGRSGDHRSILLVLQGMDTAGKGGIVRHVIGMVDPQGVKAASFGKPTEEELAHDFLWRIHKQTPQGGQIGVFDRSHYEDVLVVRVHDLVPPSVWEPRYDIINDFEADLIAAGTTIVKCAMFVSLDEQKQRLAERLDRPDKYWKYNPADIDERGYWPRYQEAYQAMLDRTNTDGAPWNIIPADRKWFSRLAITELLIEALEKLNLDWPPADFDVEAEKARLAKA, from the coding sequence ATGGCGAAGAACGAGGGCTGGCAGACATCCGCGTCGGAGGCCCTGCGCTGGCGCGCGGGATCGCAGGTCACCGAGATCGACACGAGCGGCAAGCCCGGGTTCGACGGTGACAAAGCGCTCGGCGAGAAGTTGCTGTCCGAGCGCGGTGAACGACTCTCCGAACTGCAGGAACTGCTCTACGCGAACGGTCGCTCGGGCGATCACCGCTCGATCCTGCTGGTGCTGCAGGGCATGGACACCGCCGGCAAGGGCGGCATCGTGCGGCACGTCATCGGGATGGTCGATCCGCAGGGGGTCAAGGCCGCCTCGTTCGGTAAGCCGACCGAGGAGGAACTCGCACACGACTTCCTCTGGCGCATCCACAAGCAGACGCCGCAGGGCGGCCAGATCGGCGTGTTCGACCGCTCGCATTACGAGGACGTCCTGGTGGTCCGCGTGCACGATCTCGTGCCGCCGTCCGTCTGGGAGCCGCGCTACGACATCATCAACGACTTCGAGGCGGACCTGATCGCAGCGGGCACCACCATCGTCAAGTGCGCCATGTTCGTCTCGCTCGACGAGCAGAAGCAGCGGCTCGCGGAGCGGCTCGACCGGCCCGACAAGTACTGGAAGTACAACCCCGCGGATATCGATGAGCGCGGCTACTGGCCCAGGTACCAGGAGGCCTACCAGGCCATGTTGGACCGCACCAATACCGACGGTGCGCCGTGGAACATCATCCCGGCCGACCGGAAATGGTTCTCCCGCTTGGCCATCACCGAGCTGCTCATCGAGGCGCTGGAGAAGCTGAACCTGGATTGGCCGCCGGCCGACTTCGATGTGGAAGCGGAGAAGGCGCGGCTGGCGAAGGCCTGA
- the aceA gene encoding isocitrate lyase gives MSTVGQPRTAAEIQQDWDTNPRWKGITRDYTAEQVAELQGSVVEEHTLAKRGAEILWEGVTKGDDSYINALGALTGNMAVQQVRAGLKAIYLSGWQVAGDANLSGHTYPDQSLYPANSVPAVVRRINNALLRADEISRVEGDTSIDNWLVPIVADGEAGFGGALNVYELQKAMIAAGAAGTHWEDQLASEKKCGHLGGKVLIPTQQHIRTLSSARLAADVANTPTVVIARTDAEAATLITSDVDDRDKPFVTGERTAEGFYNVKNGIEPCIARAKAYAPYADLIWMETGTPDLELAKKFAESVKAEFPDQLLAYNCSPSFNWKQHLDDATIAKFQNELGAMGFKFQFITLAGFHALNYSMFDLAYGYARNQMSAYVELQEREFASEARGYTATKHQREVGAGYFDRIATTVDPESSTTALKGSTEEGQFH, from the coding sequence ATGAGCACCGTCGGACAGCCCAGGACCGCCGCCGAGATCCAGCAGGATTGGGATACCAACCCGCGCTGGAAGGGCATCACGCGTGACTACACCGCCGAGCAGGTCGCGGAGCTCCAGGGCTCCGTCGTCGAGGAGCACACCCTCGCGAAGCGTGGCGCGGAGATCCTCTGGGAGGGCGTGACCAAGGGCGACGACAGCTACATCAACGCCCTGGGTGCCCTCACCGGCAACATGGCCGTGCAGCAGGTGCGCGCCGGCCTCAAGGCCATCTACCTCTCCGGCTGGCAGGTCGCCGGCGATGCGAACCTCTCGGGCCACACCTACCCCGACCAGTCGCTGTACCCGGCCAACTCGGTTCCCGCCGTGGTGCGTCGCATCAACAACGCGCTGCTGCGCGCCGACGAGATCTCCCGCGTCGAGGGTGACACCTCGATCGACAACTGGCTCGTCCCGATCGTCGCCGACGGTGAGGCCGGCTTCGGTGGCGCCCTCAACGTGTACGAGCTGCAGAAGGCCATGATCGCCGCGGGTGCCGCCGGTACCCACTGGGAGGATCAGCTCGCCTCGGAGAAGAAGTGCGGCCACCTCGGTGGCAAGGTGCTCATCCCGACCCAGCAGCACATCCGCACCCTGAGCTCGGCCCGCCTGGCCGCCGACGTCGCGAACACCCCCACCGTGGTCATCGCACGTACCGACGCCGAGGCCGCCACCCTGATCACCTCGGACGTGGACGACCGCGACAAGCCCTTCGTCACCGGTGAGCGCACCGCCGAGGGCTTCTACAACGTCAAGAACGGCATCGAGCCCTGCATCGCTCGCGCCAAGGCCTACGCCCCGTACGCCGACCTGATCTGGATGGAGACCGGCACCCCCGATCTCGAGCTCGCCAAGAAGTTCGCCGAGTCGGTCAAGGCCGAGTTCCCGGACCAGCTTCTGGCCTACAACTGCTCGCCGTCCTTCAACTGGAAGCAGCACCTGGACGACGCGACCATCGCGAAGTTCCAGAACGAGCTGGGCGCCATGGGCTTCAAGTTCCAGTTCATCACCCTGGCCGGCTTCCACGCCCTCAACTACTCGATGTTCGACCTGGCCTACGGCTACGCCCGTAACCAGATGTCGGCCTACGTCGAGCTGCAGGAGCGCGAGTTCGCTTCGGAGGCCCGTGGCTACACCGCCACCAAGCACCAGCGTGAGGTCGGCGCCGGCTACTTCGACCGCATCGCCACCACCGTCGACCCGGAGAGCTCGACCACCGCGCTCAAGGGTTCGACCGAGGAGGGCCAGTTCCACTAA